One Microcebus murinus isolate Inina chromosome 22, M.murinus_Inina_mat1.0, whole genome shotgun sequence DNA segment encodes these proteins:
- the THAP7 gene encoding THAP domain-containing protein 7: MPRHCSAAGCCTRDTRETRNRGISFHRLPKKDNPRRGLWLANCRRLDPSGQGLWDPASEYIYFCSKHFEENCFELVGISGYHRLKEGAVPTIFESFSKLRRTSKTKGHSYPPGRPDVSRLRQCRKRCSEGRGPTTPFSPPPPADVTCFPVEEASAPATLPASPAGRLEPGLSSPFSDLLGSLGAQADEAGCSAQPSPEQQPSPLEPRPVSPSAYMLRLPPPAGAYIQNEHSYQVGSALLWKRRAEAALDALDKAQRQLQACKRREQRLRLRLTKLQQERAREKRAQADARQTLKEHVQDFAMQLSSSMA, encoded by the exons ATGCCGCGTCACTGCTCCGCCGCCGGCTGCTGCACACGGGACACGCGCGAGACGCGCAACCGCGGCATCTCCTTCCACAG ACTTCCCAAGAAGGACAACCCGAGACGGGGCTTGTGGCTGGCCAACTGCCGGCGGCTGGACCCCAGCGGCCAGGGCCTATGGGACCCGGCGTCGGAGTACATCTACTTCTGCTCTAAACACTTCGAGGAGAACTGCTTTGAGCTGGTGGGAATCAG TGGCTATCACAGGCTGAAGGAAGGGGCAGTCCCCACCATATTCGAGTCTTTTTCCAAGTTGCGCCGGACAAGCAAGACCAAGGGGCACAGTTACCCACCTGGCCGCCCTGATGTCAGCCGGCTGCGGCAATGCAGGAAGCG CTGCTCTGAAGGCCGAGGGCCCACAACTCCATtttctccacccccacctgctgATGTCACCTGCTTTCCAGTGGAAGAGGCCTCAGCACCTGCCACTTTGCCTGCCTCCCCAGCTGGGAGGCTGGAGCCTGGTCTTAGCAGCCCCTTTTCAGACCTCCTGGGCTCCCTGGGTGCCCAAGCAGATGAAGCGGGCTGTAGTGCCCAACCCTCACCAGAGCAGCAGCCCTCCCCTCTAGAGCCACGGCCCGTGTCCCCCTCAGCCTACATGCTGCGCCTGCCACCACCCGCCGGAGCCTACATCCAGAATGAGCACAGCTACCAGGTGGGCAGTGCCCTGCTCTGGAAGCGGCGGGCTGAGGCAGCCCTTGACGCCCTGGACAAGGCCCAGCGCCAGCTGCAGGCCTGCAAGCGGCGGGAACAGAGGCTACGGCTGCGGCTGACCAAGCTGCAGCAGGAGCGGGCACGGGAAAAGCGAGCACAGGCGGACGCCCGCCAGACTCTGAAGGAGCATGTGCAAGACTTCGCCATGCAGCTGAGCAGCAGCATGGCCTGA
- the LOC105877774 gene encoding tubulin alpha-3 chain, translating to MRECISIHVGQAGVQIGNACWELYCLEHGIQPDGQMPSDKTIGGGDDSFNTFFSETGAGKHVPRAVFVDLEPTVVDEVRTGTYRQLFHPEQLITGKEDAANNYARGHYTIGKEIVDLVLDRIRKLADLCTGLQGFLIFHSFGGGTGSGFASLLMERLSVDYGKKSKLEFAIYPAPQVSTAVVEPYNSILTTHTTLEHSDCAFMVDNEAIYDICRRNLDIERPTYTNLNRLIGQIVSSITASLRFDGALNVDLTEFQTNLVPYPRIHFPLATYAPVISAEKAYHEQLSVAEITNACFEPANQMVKCDPRHGKYMACCMLYRGDVVPKDVNAAIATIKTKRTIQFVDWCPTGFKVGINYQPPTVVPGGDLAKVQRAVCMLSNTTAIAEAWARLDHKFDLMYAKRAFVHWYVGEGMEEGEFSEAREDLAALEKDYEEVGVDSVEAEAEEGEEY from the exons ATG CGCGAGTGTATCTCCATCCACGTGGGGCAAGCGGGGGTCCAGATTGGCAATGCCTGCTGGGAACTGTACTGCCTTGAACATGGAATTCAGCCTGATGGTCAAATGCCAAGTGACAAAACCATCGGTGGCGGGGATGACTCCTTCAACACGTTCTTCAGCGAGACTGGGGCTGGCAAGCATGTGCCCAGAGCAGTGTTTGTGGACCTGGAGCCCACCGTGGTCG ATGAAGTGCGCACAGGGACCTACAGGCAGCTCTTCCACCCGGAGCAGTTGATCACCGGGAAGGAAGATGCAGCCAATAATTATGCCAGAGGCCATTACACCATCGGCAAGGAGATCGTCGACCTGGTCCTGGACCGGATCCGCAAACTG GCGGATCTGTGCACGGGACTGCAGGGCTTCCTCATCTTCCACAGCTTTGGGGGCGGCACCGGCTCTGGGTTCGCATCTCTGCTCATGGAGCGGCTGTCGGTGGACTATGGCAAGAAGTCCAAGCTGGAATTTGCCATCTACCCAGCCCCCCAGGTTTCCACGGCTGTGGTGGAGCCCTACAACTCCATCCTGACCACCCACACGACCCTGGAACATTCTGACTGTGCTTTCATGGTGGACAACGAAGCGATCTATGACATATGTCGGCGCAACCTGGATATCGAGCGTCCCACGTACACCAACCTCAATCGTCTGATCGGGCAGATCGTGTCCTCCATCACTGCCTCCCTGCGATTCGACGGGGCCCTGAACGTGGACTTGACAGAATTCCAGACCAACCTGGTGCCGTACCCCCGCATCCACTTCCCCCTGGCCACCTACGCCCCTGTCATCTCAGCCGAGAAGGCCTACCACGAGCAGCTGTCCGTGGCCGAGATCACCAATGCCTGCTTCGAGCCGGCGAATCAGATGGTCAAGTGTGACCCTCGCCATGGCAAGTACATGGCCTGCTGCATGTTGTACAGGGGGGACGTGGTCCCAAAAGACGTCAATGCGGCCATTGCCACCATCAAGACCAAGCGCACCATCCAGTTTGTGGACTGGTGTCCGACTGGATTTAAG GTGGGCATTAACTACCAGCCCCCTACTGTGGTCCCCGGGGGAGACCTGGCCAAGGTGCAGCGGGCGGTGTGCATGCTGAGCAACACCACCGCCATCGCCGAGGCCTGGGCCCGCCTGGACCACAAGTTCGATCTCATGTATGCCAAGCGGGCCTTTGTGCACTGGTACGTGGGAGAAGGCATGGAGGAGGGGGAGTTCTCGGAGGCCCGAGAGGACCTGGCCGCTCTGGAGAAGGATTATGAAGAGGTGGGCGTGGATTCCGTGGAAGCCGAGGCTGAGGAAGGGGAAGAATACTGA